The Proteus terrae subsp. cibarius genome contains the following window.
GTAATAACCAGTTATTTGCTCCGGTAATTATCGGTAGCAAAGCCACCGGAACCGGAGGGGAAGGCGGCAAAGGGAAATCACCAGCCGGAGGCAGTGATAAACCCAAAAGCGCAAATCCATTAGTTGATAGCGCACGTGAAATCATTGCTAATATCCCAGAGGATTAATTTATATGTCTTTACATATTTTTCAAAAACAAGTATCGCTAGCAGCAACAGAATTAGTTGCTCAAGCTGTCCGTCAGTTTAACGAAGCATCTGGCGGCGCTTTAGTTATCGGTGATGGTGATCATATCGGTGACTACATTGAGCAAACATCATGGCAGTTACTTGGCGGGCTGGCTCAGCGACGTAACGCTTATGGTTCAGGCAATCTAACGCCGCAAGAATTGGGTCAAATCCTTGACCGTATGATTAAGGTTGATGGTCGTATTGGTCCTGTATCTGTTACCCCAACGATGATGAAGCGACTAGGTAAAGATGTGTCAGAAGCGGCCGCGGTAGTTGCTGCTCAATCAGCAGAAGCCATGTTGCAAGATTATCTTAATACTGCTGGTGCAGCATTGAAAGCAGCTATTTCTGGTAATACAACGGCAGTTACTGTTGGCGGAGAAACGCCATCATTAAGAGGTTTGAATAAGGCCACACGTCCATTCGGCGATGCTTATTCACGCATTGTCGCTTGGTTAATGGATGGTGCAACGTT
Protein-coding sequences here:
- a CDS encoding major capsid protein — translated: MSLHIFQKQVSLAATELVAQAVRQFNEASGGALVIGDGDHIGDYIEQTSWQLLGGLAQRRNAYGSGNLTPQELGQILDRMIKVDGRIGPVSVTPTMMKRLGKDVSEAAAVVAAQSAEAMLQDYLNTAGAALKAAISGNTTAVTVGGETPSLRGLNKATRPFGDAYSRIVAWLMDGATFNDFMDETLTNANNLFQIGNVAIKQDNLGRRFVISDIPALSDADKQHSLGLVTGAAAIQTSPLIMKAQDVLGQENIKALMQGEYDFTIGLRGYQWGKDSIKSPTNTQIETVANWKQIATDIKDTAGVMVSFGKNTSIGG